In the Arachis ipaensis cultivar K30076 chromosome B10, Araip1.1, whole genome shotgun sequence genome, one interval contains:
- the LOC110268411 gene encoding uncharacterized protein LOC110268411, producing MPRVGRFTKKARVDTACQQPQVGFDAALTSQRADCPIPLSSGSGVPASLSLRPFRLPHSEPLPAPQACTHDVQNSEPNAEDLDLEADEVDSFEQHVDNLFAASDAQKRKGRKTAEFGMLKQLVKLSVKEAMKPPNGRKIVLRFNSVLQPVGDAAGLRNGVMGLLGFDYTKFPICEKDWKKVRTRDKVYNECVKKMFHFEEDSRGIIKRIIFKILGRAWKKTRNRLYHHCYDPELSLEEDIENRPDGITVDHWRWFLDYRNSEETHVI from the exons ATGCCCAGGGTAGGTCGTTTCACGAAGAAAGCCCGTGTAGACACAGCATGTCAGCAGCCTCAAGTAGGATTTGATGCGGCCTTAACTTCGCAGAGAGCGGACTGCCCAATTCCGCTGTCCAGTGGCAGTGGTGTCCCCGCATCCTTGTCTTTACGCCCCTTTCGTTTACCCCACAGCGAACCACTTCCTGCTCCACAGGCTTGCACCCATGATGTTCAAAACTCGGAGCCGAACGCTGAAGACTTAGACCTAGAGGCAGATGAGGTAGATTCTTTTGAGCAACATGTTGATAACCTTTTTGCTGCATCGGATGCTCAGAAGCGCAAGGGACGCAAGACTGCAGAATTTGGGATGTTAAAACAATTG GTCAAACTGAGTGTGAAGGAAGCTATGAAGCCACCTAATGGGAGAAAGATCGTACTCAGGTTTAACAGTGTACTGCAACCAGTTGGGGATGCGGCAGGTCTACGGAACGGCGTTATGGGACTGCTAGGATTTGATTACACCAAATTTCCAATCTGCGAGAAGGACTGGAAAAAGGTTCGCACCAGGGACAAGGTCTATAATGAATGTGTAAAg AAAATGTTCcattttgaagaagatagtaGAGGAATTATCAAGCGTATAATATTCAAAATACTAGGAAGGGCTTGGAAGAAAACGAGGAACAGATTATACCATCATTGCTATGACCCAGAACTTTCACTTGAAGAAGATATTgaaaaccgcccagatggaattACTGTGGACCATTGGAGATGGTTTCTCGACTATCGCAATAGCGAAGAGACACATGTAATATAG